Genomic segment of SAR324 cluster bacterium:
ACCCGTGAAGGATTCTGGCGTTACTGGACGTTTCTGGGAGCACTAGGAAACCTGATTCTTCAGTGGGTTGTGGAACACCATCCGCCGTTTCAGGAGCTGGAAAATTTTTCTGTCACTTCCGATGAATTGGGGGTGACATGCTCGCATGAAGTGGATTTTGGAAAATTGAAACTGCCGCTGGATCGTGACCAGTTACGAATCTGGGTTCAACAGCATGAATCCGGTTTACGCAATCTGTTCGCGCTCAACGAATACTGGCAATTCTTACCCGGTGAATTTCAATTGTCAGAATTGTGTGGCTTTGTCACCGATGACCGCTTGCTGACCGCATACCGTAATTATCACGACATGGGTTCCGACATTGTGAAAGGTGAGGCTTCATGGCTGGAATTCAACAGCAGTTCAACCATATCCCAACCTCCGCAGGAAACGCCTCACTGGCCGGTCGCGGAAAATCTGCTTGAAACGGAACGGGAACGCTGGCGGAAACAGCTTGCTGACTTAGCCGGTCATCAGAGCGCAGTCGCCCAACCCGCAACACCCGATCAATCAGGCGTTCTGACAATCACCGGAACCTTGCTCAGCGAGTACCTGCGACATCAGCAATGTCAACTCTGGCTGGACTGGAATTTCCGGAAAATCGCTGATGCCGATGCGCCATTTTCAGCGGATTCCTTACAAGAGTGGCGGCTGGAACAGGGACAACTCCATGAAGCGAAAACGCTGGGCTGGCTGGAAGAACATCACCCCGGATCATTGCTGGAAATGCCTGACACCGGGGACCAGCGACGTTTATCTCTGCAACAACGATTTACTTTATTCTGGAACGTGTTGAAACAGATGGAAACCGGCGGAGAGGAACCGGTGCCACGATATATCGCTCATCCGGTTTTGCGGTTTGCACAAGAGGAACATCTGGAATGGATCGGCATTCCGGATCTGCTGAGAATTTCTCGAAGCGAAAACCAGTATCTGCTGGAAATCGGTGACATCAAACACAGCCGGCAACCGCATTATGGGCACAAATGGCAAATAGCGTTTTATGCGCACGTCCTGCGAAAATTGCTGATTCATGCCAACTTTCAGCATATTCAGGTGGCCAACACAGGATTTTTGCTCACACGCCCTCCCAAAAATCAGGCAGAACCTGTGGAACATTTGGTGGATCTGATACCCTATTTGGCGACCATGCCTGTTTTGCTGAGAAACATGACGGAGTTGGCGAACCATTCGCCATCCACCGCACAATATTTCATGCAACCCCATTGTGATTCGTGCCCGTTCTTTACGCGATGTTATGCTGAAGCACTCACCAGTCACGAAATCCAGTTCCTTCCGGGAATGAGCCCGGGTGTGGCCGCCATGCTTCAGCAACAACAGATTCAGCGGTTTCATCAATTCAAAACGTTTCTGGAGCAATCAGAGGCGTTGTTCAGCCCTCAAAAACAGCGGTTCAGCAATCCACTGGTCGCCATGACCGAACAGCAAATTCGCTTGAAGCAGTCTGTCACCCGACAGTTTCCGGGCAATCTGGATTTTGCCATCTTTGTTCATCTCAGTCAGCATCCATCGCTGGATCACCCGCTATGTCTGGGTTGGAAAGTCTGGAATGTGTCGCACTCTGCCGAACAGCATTCCCCGGTGTTTGAGCAAAACTGGATTCTCACCAGTCTTGAGGAATGGAATTCCCTCTGGAATACGTTTTCAGCAGACTTTTCGAGACTGTGGCACACCATACTCCAGGCCAACCGGATTCCGCATGTCTTTTATTTCAACGCTTCGGTTTGGCAGGGACTTCAAACCTTCAAGTGTGGCAACGATCTGGATTATCTGTGGCATTCCCTGATTCCGAGCCACACGGATCTGCAAAGTCTGTTGCGTCAGCACTTTGACTGGCCTGTTCCCGGAACCTTATCACTGAGTTCCTTGCAACGGATTCTGGGTTGGCCTTCAACGCTCCAGTCGTTCAATACCGATTCGCATCTGTTTCAGGAAACCCCCATCCCCCGTTTACTGCTGGAATATCTTCTTTCAGGTCAAATTTCCGGGCAGAAACATGAGCCGATGGAAGCGTCTCATCCGTTGAAACAGGCAGAGCAATGGCTGGAAACAATTTTAGTGCTGGAACTGGATTTATGGAAATGGCTCACAACCCGGATTAAAAGCCAATGGTATCCTGCCAGTGAGGAACTTCCGGGAGCGCAAACTGAATCCCTGTCCCGCAATTTCCGGAATTTTGTGGAACGTGAAAAACAGGAACGGGAGGATGCTGTTCTGAATCTGCAACAGCGTCCGTTGCCTGAACGGGTTGAGTTGTTCAGGGCCGCGGGTCCCTTGCACTGGAAAGAAACAACGCTGGATGATGAAGGACGGTTTCTCTATTGTTTTCAGGCACCTGAAAATCAGGTTTCCTCAAAATTCCGGGAAGGCGATTTCCTCAAACTCCCTGCGTTGGGTATCGCTGATTTACAGGAAGGATGGCCCGTGATTCTGATGCGTCATGATCCGGTACGAGGTGAATTCTGGTTGCGCTCCCGGCAGGGGAAACTCATGGTCCATGCACAAGCCCGCTATTCGTTGGATGAAGATATCACCGACTGGAATTCCGCCAAGTTGATTCACGCCATTGAAACTGTCTTTGAAACCCGTTCTCACCGGCCTTTGAAACAATTGCTCGAAGGTCATGTTTCGGGACATCCACCCCGGGAAGTTCTGAATTGGGTAGAACAATGGCTAAAGGAATGGAATGGATTGGCCCGCTTGAATTCCACTCAACAAACCGCGTTGAAACTGCCCTTCACCCGAAACCTGTCCTTGATCGAAGGTCCTCCCGGTACCGGAAAAACCCATTTACTGGGCTGGATTTTGATTGCCCTCATACAGCAGGCGCAAGCTTGCCGACAACCCTTGCGGATCGTTGTCAGCGCCCTCACCCATCAGGCCATTGATCAGGTGCTGGAAAAAGTGGTATCGCTGGTTCAACGGCATGGGTTGCCAAATTTTCCGGCCAAAATTTATAAATGGGGCCGCATGGATTCTGCTGAAGAGGAACCACCAGCATGGCGCGTTCAGCCCTTGAGCGGCAAGGCGGAATTGGAGGCGGAACCCTATGTAATACTGGGCGCGACAGGCTTTGGCCTGTATCAGTTGTTTGGGAGTCAGTCTGGCGAGTTTCCCGGATTTTTTGACTGGGTGGTGTTTGATGAAGCGTCACAAATGTTGTTGCCGCAGGCGTTGCTCGCATTGCTTTATGGCCGGGAGCAATTCTTGTTTGTGGGTGACACACGGCAATTGCCGCCCATTATTCTTGGAAACTATAAAAGCGCGTCTTCCGCCATGTTTCCGGCAAAATCCATTCTGGCGCATCTGCTGGAACGGTATCCGGATCAAGCGCATGTCAGACTGAACCTGACCTACCGCATGAATGACGTGATTTGTGAATTTCCCAGCCGACTCTGGTATGAGGGCGAATTGCGACCAGACGTTGGTAATGCGAGGAGTCGTCTGAGCTTGAAATCGGGTGACTTTGATGAACTGGAAAGGTTGCTGGACCCTGAACATCCCGTCACGCTGGTGTTGATGGATCATCAGAATTGTGTCCAGACTTCGGTTCAAGAAGCAGAACTGGTGTCTAAACTGGCCCGGCGTCTGTTGTCTCGCCACCAGAAACAACCGGAAGATATCGCGATCATTTCTCCGCACCGTGCCCAGAATAATTCCATCCGACAGATGTTACAGAAAATGATGGATCGTTTGCCTGAAAATTTACCTGTCATTGACACGGTGGAACGCATGCAGGGCGCTGAACGGGACATCATTCTCTTTTCGCTCACGGCCTCGGATCCGGATTCGCTGGAAAGTCCGTTTCTCAATGATCCAAATCGACTGAATGTCGTATTGACTCGTGCTCGTCACAAACTGGTGATGATCGGCAGTGTGGCGTTTTTCAGGCATATTCCCTCCACCGAAGACGCCTTGCGGTCGCATGCCTGT
This window contains:
- a CDS encoding AAA family ATPase; translation: MGLLHLARQGTLEAAWFRPLPSVLIQQILSCLYEKKQITLPSLINLFPEQASTLEQLVFNMQSQGWFRAPKTSKLQGLMLSPAWRYRDFFLERKIWSNFPEAEEEYSLELSQEALADLPLSLVKQLKPGDRVQLAGKYLQIMEIDHGEHKRVQAQPSKTVDDRELIWLGTGMRGSWEVAQAIHELFQTVDIPEFSKRFGLFDRTRSLLQTELERYQKVVTLANGIQVNRTREGFWRYWTFLGALGNLILQWVVEHHPPFQELENFSVTSDELGVTCSHEVDFGKLKLPLDRDQLRIWVQQHESGLRNLFALNEYWQFLPGEFQLSELCGFVTDDRLLTAYRNYHDMGSDIVKGEASWLEFNSSSTISQPPQETPHWPVAENLLETERERWRKQLADLAGHQSAVAQPATPDQSGVLTITGTLLSEYLRHQQCQLWLDWNFRKIADADAPFSADSLQEWRLEQGQLHEAKTLGWLEEHHPGSLLEMPDTGDQRRLSLQQRFTLFWNVLKQMETGGEEPVPRYIAHPVLRFAQEEHLEWIGIPDLLRISRSENQYLLEIGDIKHSRQPHYGHKWQIAFYAHVLRKLLIHANFQHIQVANTGFLLTRPPKNQAEPVEHLVDLIPYLATMPVLLRNMTELANHSPSTAQYFMQPHCDSCPFFTRCYAEALTSHEIQFLPGMSPGVAAMLQQQQIQRFHQFKTFLEQSEALFSPQKQRFSNPLVAMTEQQIRLKQSVTRQFPGNLDFAIFVHLSQHPSLDHPLCLGWKVWNVSHSAEQHSPVFEQNWILTSLEEWNSLWNTFSADFSRLWHTILQANRIPHVFYFNASVWQGLQTFKCGNDLDYLWHSLIPSHTDLQSLLRQHFDWPVPGTLSLSSLQRILGWPSTLQSFNTDSHLFQETPIPRLLLEYLLSGQISGQKHEPMEASHPLKQAEQWLETILVLELDLWKWLTTRIKSQWYPASEELPGAQTESLSRNFRNFVEREKQEREDAVLNLQQRPLPERVELFRAAGPLHWKETTLDDEGRFLYCFQAPENQVSSKFREGDFLKLPALGIADLQEGWPVILMRHDPVRGEFWLRSRQGKLMVHAQARYSLDEDITDWNSAKLIHAIETVFETRSHRPLKQLLEGHVSGHPPREVLNWVEQWLKEWNGLARLNSTQQTALKLPFTRNLSLIEGPPGTGKTHLLGWILIALIQQAQACRQPLRIVVSALTHQAIDQVLEKVVSLVQRHGLPNFPAKIYKWGRMDSAEEEPPAWRVQPLSGKAELEAEPYVILGATGFGLYQLFGSQSGEFPGFFDWVVFDEASQMLLPQALLALLYGREQFLFVGDTRQLPPIILGNYKSASSAMFPAKSILAHLLERYPDQAHVRLNLTYRMNDVICEFPSRLWYEGELRPDVGNARSRLSLKSGDFDELERLLDPEHPVTLVLMDHQNCVQTSVQEAELVSKLARRLLSRHQKQPEDIAIISPHRAQNNSIRQMLQKMMDRLPENLPVIDTVERMQGAERDIILFSLTASDPDSLESPFLNDPNRLNVVLTRARHKLVMIGSVAFFRHIPSTEDALRSHACFKQFLDYCTGRNSVFYLNSENSLEAGS